A single genomic interval of Spinacia oleracea cultivar Varoflay chromosome 6, BTI_SOV_V1, whole genome shotgun sequence harbors:
- the LOC110794963 gene encoding protein STRICTOSIDINE SYNTHASE-LIKE 10-like encodes MHKILILFTLFILTSNNFIIQTEAQLFRFIPRFNVPGLHIPGFQRVPHGRQYHRLPLGHRAVGPESVAFDCDGDGPYVGVSDGRVLKWQGSSLGWTVFAVTHPDRSDSCDGLNDSPAEDNCGRPLGLRFDTKTCNLYIADSSVGLVTVGRKGGVATSLSTRAEGIPFHFLNALDIDSDTGDVYFTDSSSRFRRWEFRSIDRNDRTGRLLKYNRKTKHTTVLLKGLSFANGVALSKNKDFVLVAETTFYRIQKYWLTGPKAGTVELFLQLAGRPDNINRNSNGEFWISQNPAKPVKVSEDGVILETLDARSIVDASDVTEINNNLWIGSVIQGYIIHTS; translated from the coding sequence ATGCACAAGATTTTAATCCTTTTCACCTTATTTATCCTCACCAGTAACAATTTCATCATCCAGACCGAAGCTCAGTTATTCCGCTTTATTCCAAGATTCAATGTACCTGGGCTTCACATTCCTGGTTTTCAACGTGTGCCACACGGAAGACAATACCATCGTCTTCCCCTCGGACACCGCGCCGTTGGACCGGAGTCTGTCGCGTTCGATTGCGACGGAGATGGTCCGTACGTCGGAGTTTCAGATGGGCGGGTACTAAAGTGGCAAGGCTCATCACTCGGTTGGACTGTTTTCGCAGTAACACATCCGGACAGGTCTGATTCGTGTGACGGGCTAAACGACTCACCTGCAGAAGACAACTGTGGCAGACCACTCGGTTTAAGATTCGACACCAAAACATGCAACTTATACATTGCCGATTCCAGTGTCGGATTGGTCACGGTTGGCCGTAAAGGCGGTGTCGCCACCTCACTTTCCACCCGCGCAGAAGGGATCCCCTTCCACTTCCTTAACGCACTCGACATTGATTCCGACACCGGCGATGTTTACTTCACCGATTCGAGTTCCCGTTTTCGTCGATGGGAATTTCGATCAATTGACAGGAATGATCGAACTGGAAGACTGCTAAAGTATAACAGGAAGACGAAACACACAACTGTTCTTCTCAAAGGTCTTTCGTTTGCAAACGGTGTTGCATTGAGCAAGAATAAAGACTTCGTTCTAGTTGCGGAAACAACATTCTATCGAATTCAGAAGTACTGGCTTACCGGTCCTAAAGCCGGAACCGTTGAACTGTTTCTCCAACTTGCTGGACGACCGGACAATATTAACAGGAATTCAAACGGAGAGTTTTGGATATCGCAGAATCCGGCAAAGCCTGTCAAAGTTAGCGAAGACGGAGTTATTCTAGAAACATTAGATGCTCGTTCTATTGTTGATGCTAGTGATGTTACAGAAATCAACAATAATTTGTGGATAGGTTCGGTTATTCAAGGTTACATTATCCACACTAGTTAA